ACATATGAACCCAAGAGAAACAGTAATCACTTCTCAATCAAGCAAATACACTTAATATTTACTCATTTTCTGCCATATAGAACCatcattttagtttaaataattcacataTCTAGTCATTCATTGTCTATGTCAATAAAtcataatgttaattaatttttttaataggaaaatatatttttttagttacgtCTCTTACAAACTGAGCTAAGCGTGGAAGAAGTGATTAAAGAAAAGACATCTAAACTGTTCACTGAGAAATGTAGATCATATTACAAGCCTAATGATTCATGAAGACTGACATTTGAAATACAGGGTACACTTggaatatattgtatatagttatataaatagtgAAGTATAGCTTTAtaagtctttttttatatttcatcagTTCCaggaaaacattttattaatagcacAGCAAATGTTGCATCGCATGCAAAATGTTTAGAAAtggaaaacaattttacaatattttttacatttatatgatGTTCCTATTTTTCTGGTCCCTTTGGCATACTAGCACATCCTAACAAAGTTCCGTCTAAATCGGAccagtattattttctatagaAGATGGTCAAACAGTTACAGATGGAGTCATTataatgaaagaaaacaaaagataacataaatagatattattaaGCTCTGCACTTAACTAtaactttacaaaatataatagaacTTGTACCGAAACCAATTGCAGCATTGCAACTGCTTGTCTAATAAagcattattaatttgtaggCTTTTCTACTTCCATTTTTGCTGATTGCTCTTCGTTGTACTTCTTGTGCCAATCCAAATTCATTTGGTGTACAGATTCACCTCTTTTGGCAGCTGATTTACCAGCTAATACTGCACCTAAACTTGCGAGAGCAGTAAGGAGCATTAAAACGTTTGATATCTTTATCCTTGCTTCACTTCTTGCTCTATCAATTACTTCCGCACTGAAATGTAAGGTATTACAAGAAATGAGAAATGACATCTAACAAGAAAAcccaatgtaaaaaaaatattgcatagtattaataaaaaagaaaaaggatTAACGTACGATACAAATGTAGGTATTTCTTCcttgcttttaaattttttggtcCAAACAAGAATAGTTTTCTGAAAATTAGAAGGTCTAAATTTTCTTGACATCATACGGTCTTCATTTTTAGGTGTTGGAGTTGTTCCAGCGGCACCAGCAGGCACACACATGCCTCTAGTCAGTATAAGCATTTGAGCTCTATTTATTAGAAGTTTATTCATTGTCGAAAAAAGTACCACTACGGAATCgatcaaaacattaaattggGAAAAAATGATTTGACAGATAGGAATTTTAGAAAACCAAAGATCACAGTCAtagatttacataatttaaattacgtaaTTTTTACGTCAGGCAATGTAGCGACTTGAAGTGAATACTGAACACCTCCGTGAAGTTagccccctcactttaatttttttaacttttttttacgcaaatcgtttgagaatcgtttgagagggtttgagagaaaagaaatatcgtttgagagttcctactttctccgtaaaaacaatttcaaattctagtgtgaagttggccccctcactttactttttttatttttttcaatgcgaatcgttagagagtcgtttgagagacattaagagaaaagaaatatcgtttgagagtttttactttttctgtaataaatattttaattctgggcatcgaaagttacaaatcgattttcctttttttccgaattaaatatggcaatcatgcacttggacgtttcaaatttattgtgtaggtagagaatggtaagagagtgattgagagaaaagagaattcgtttgagagttaatactttttctgaaatatatatttcaatgtcggaatcgaaagtaacaaatcgatttttcttttattacgaattaaatatggcaatcatgcacttggacgtttcaaatttattgtgtaggtagagaatggtaagagagtgattgagagaaaagagaaatcgtttgagagttaatactttttctgaaatatatatttcattgtcggaatcgaaagtaacaaatcgattttccttttttccgaattaaatatagcaatcatgcactaagacgtttcaaatttattgtgtaggaagagaatgcttagagagtgattgagagaaaagagaaatcgtttgagagttaatactttttctgaaatatatatttcaatgtcggaatcgaaagttacaaatcgatttttattttattacgaattaaatatggcaatcatgcactaagacgtttcaaatttattgtttaggtagagaatggttatagattgatttaaagaaaagagaaattgtttgagagttaatactttttctgaaataaacatttcaatttttgagatttgtaagtttttgaaaatcgattagtaattttcgattccgacattgaaatatatatttcagaaaaagtattaactctcaaacgatttctcttttctctcaatcactctcttaccattctctacctacacaataaatttgaaacgtcttagtgcatgattgccatatttaattcgtaataaaagaaaaatcgatttgtaactttcgattccgacattgaaatatatatttcagaaaaagtattaactctcaaacgatttctcttttctctcaatcactgcctaatcattctctacctatacaaaaaatttgaatcgtccaagtgcatgattgctatatttaattcggaaaaaaggaaaatcgatttgttactttcgattccgacattgaaatatatatttcagaaaaagtattaactctcaaacgatttctcttttctctgaatcgctctcttaccattctctacctacacaataaatttgaaacgtcttagtgcatgattgccatatttaattcgtaataaaggaaaaatcgatttgtaactttcgattccgacattgaaatatatatttcagaaaaagtattaactctcaaacgaattctcttttctctcaatcactctcttaccattctctacctacacaataaatttgaaacgtccaagtgcatgattgccatatttaattcgtaataaaagaaaaatcgatttgttactttcgattccgacattgaaatatatatttcagaaaaagtattaactctcaaacgaattctcttttctctcaatcactctcttaccattctctacctacacaataaatttgaaacgtccaagtgcatgattgccatatttaattcggaaaaaaaggaaaatcgatttgtaactttcgatgcccagaattaaaatatttattacagaaaaagtaaaaactctcaaacgatatttcttttctcttaatgtctctcaaacgactctctaacgattcgcattgaaaaaaataaaaaaaagtaaagtgagggggccaacttcacactagaatttgaaattgtttttacggagaaagtaggaactctcaaacgatatttcttttctctcaaaccctctcaaacgattctcaaacgatttgcgtaaaaaaaagttaaaaaaattaaagtgagggggccaacttcacggaggtatACTGAACGttataaaattctcatttaATGGATTTTTGTCAATTCTAGTAACCTATtatttcgataaaaaaaacaatttcctttttttgatatttctgAGAGGAACgatgataaaaaagttaatttcatCTTAATTTAAACCGTTCATTCCTTTCCTTTAGTCGATTCAAAAATACAACTTTAATGGaacatagtaaaaattattattaagtggCGAACATAGATAATCACATTAGTGgcgaaaacaaaaattgtattttaaaattcacaatttgaacttgaacattttatattctttgattTAAACTCTCCTTTTTCAACTTCCAGTCTTCTTTATGCCTGGCTTACATTAGGCCAATTCAGTAAGCCAGTAGCGCTCGAAATCAGTGCTGGTATAATGTAGACACTCACCGAAGTCAGTAAGTCAGTCAGTCCGATGACTGGGATGGCGTTTTACTTTTCAGGCCAGTTTGATCATTCCGCCGCAACTGGCATAATCTAGACGGCCTGACCTATGCCAGTCTAGTGCTTACAGAATAATTGTATAGGCACCACGCGTTGCTTATTTTAGGGAAATTTTATCTGGATTGTGAATCGGTAGAATAAGGTGGTGCGACCTCCGTTcttttatgttgttgttgtaacTCTGTAttgcttaaaattataaatattatacagtgatttttaatgtatcaaagttttcatttacaatttttgcgattttttaataaatatgcatTCTGCATAAACTGtggcagaattaaaaatagagcCCGGAAGTTGGAATGAGTCTACAGCTGGAAAAGGTTATATTGATGAAATGGTAACTAAAAATGGTTTAATATCCTTAAgcaatttttagttttttggTCCTTTTATTAGAGTCTTATGAAGCAAGCGTATCTAATGGTGTGTCAGTTAGTGGCACACTAagcaaagataaaaatacacagtggaagTTAAGgaattgtatatataataggaacaaacataatattaaataacataaattagttACACACATGAcacgaaaattatttaaagataagtGACATTCTCTGTCTAAACATTATTTCTCTAATAGGTATTCAAACTTATGTCATACCATAAAAAAGGTTAGCACTCAAGAGATTCCATCTCTTTAACAGTATCTTCGGTTCACCGGCAACACATCTGCGGTTCCTCCAGTATTGTAGATGTCCATAGTCGTCGTTGAACACCTCGGTGCACGTCTGACcctttatcttataaaaaaatattcactaacgtctttaatgattttttaaaacctcaatattaaattcatcaaTCTTGTAGTACTACTTGTAGTGTATGTTTATAAAGTGTTTTCCACTATTTCCTAGACATCATTGTCCCAATGGTATTTACGAATCGACAACGTAGACTAGACTGGCATATTGTAGACAACAACGTAAAACAGTCCATGCCAGGCCGGCGCTACTGGCTTACTGAGCtagcataatgtaaaccaggcataaTGTCTTTATATGCTCTTTGCTTCCATTCCTTACATACTCTTTGTATCATCATATTCAATATTCATGACGTGATTGCCTTGGAACTgaattatagaaaataatttttgttt
The Papilio machaon chromosome 8, ilPapMach1.1, whole genome shotgun sequence DNA segment above includes these coding regions:
- the LOC106718105 gene encoding UPF0389 protein CG9231 yields the protein MNKLLINRAQMLILTRGMCVPAGAAGTTPTPKNEDRMMSRKFRPSNFQKTILVWTKKFKSKEEIPTFVSAEVIDRARSEARIKISNVLMLLTALASLGAVLAGKSAAKRGESVHQMNLDWHKKYNEEQSAKMEVEKPTN